Proteins from a genomic interval of Bos mutus isolate GX-2022 chromosome 26, NWIPB_WYAK_1.1, whole genome shotgun sequence:
- the NKX2-3 gene encoding homeobox protein Nkx-2.3 translates to MMLPSPVTSTPFSVKDILNLEQQQQQHFHGAHLQADLEHHFHSAPCMLAAAEGTQFSDGGEEDEEEEGEKLSYLNSLATADGHGDSGLCPQSFVHTVLRDSCSGPKEHEEEPEVVRDGSQKSCQLKKPLEAAGDCKAAEESERPKPRSRRKPRVLFSQAQVFELERRFKQQRYLSAPEREHLASSLKLTSTQVKIWFQNRRYKCKRQRQDKSLELGGHAPPPPPRRVAVPVLVRDGKPCVTPGAPAYGAPYSVGAGAYSYNSFPAYGYGNSAAAAAAAAAAAAAAAAYSGSYGCAYPASGGSGGGGGGASSAASAMQPACSASGGGPFVNVSNLAGFGGGGGAQPLHQGATAGAACAQGTLQGIRAW, encoded by the exons ATGATGTTACCAAGCCCGGTCACCTCCACCCCTTTCTCAGTCAAAGACATTCTGAatctggagcagcagcagcaacagcacttCCACGGCGCGCACCTGCAGGCGGACTTGGAGCACCACTTCCACTCGGCGCCCTGCATGCTGGCCGCCGCTGAGGGGACGCAGTTTTCGGACGGAGGGGAGGAAGACGAGGAAGAAGAGGGCGAGAAACTGTCCTATTTGAACTCACTAGCTACAGCCGATGGCCACGGGGATTCGGGGCTCTGCCCCCAGAGCTTTGTCCACACGGTCCTGCGAGACTCGTGCAGCGGGCCTAAGGAACATGAAGAGGAGCCCGAGGTCGTGAGGGACGGGAGCCAAA AAAGCTGCCAACTGAAGAAACCTCTGGAGGCGGCCGGAGACTGTAAGGCGGCAGAGGAGAGCGAAAGGCCGAAGCCACGCAGCCGCCGGAAGCCCCGGGTCCTCTTCTCTCAAGCCCAAGTCTTCGAGCTGGAACGCAGGTTCAAGCAGCAGCGGTACCTGTCGGCGCCAGAGCGCGAGCACCTGGCCAGCAGCCTAAAGCTCACGTCCACCCAGGTGAAGATCTGGTTCCAGAATCGCAGGTACAAGTGCAAGAGACAGCGGCAGGACAAGTCTCTGGAGCTGGGCGGGCacgcgcccccgccgccgccgcgccgtGTGGCGGTGCCGGTGCTGGTGCGGGACGGCAAGCCGTGCGTCACTCCTGGCGCGCCAGCCTACGGCGCGCCCTACAGCGTGGGCGCGGGAGCCTACTCCTACAACAGCTTCCCCGCCTATGGCTATGGGAACTCGGCagccgccgccgcagccgccgccgctgcagccgccgccgccgcggcctaCAGCGGCAGCTATGGCTGTGCGTACCCGGCAAGCGGTGgcagtggcggcggcggcggcggggcctcCTCGGCGGCCTCGGCCATGCAGCCCGCCTGCAGTGCGTCTGGAGGCGGCCCCTTCGTGAACGTGAGCAACCTGGCCGGCttcgggggcggcggcggcgcgcaGCCGTTGCACCAGGGTGCGACGGCGGGGGCCGCGTGCGCTCAGGGTACCTTGCAGGGCATCCGGGCCTGGTAG